One genomic region from Sphingobacterium multivorum encodes:
- a CDS encoding putative sugar nucleotidyl transferase — protein MKIFFTDCFDSIQLLDKLSSPLTTFDRKSLYPFTFVKSCLDLRVGILTLREKWQKLALKFDVDYITTHANEEGLIWVSENVIPSVALLQLLQRLRVGEVLVQDGYVLACCYTHKDSYRVQEVDISVDLLKGIEDLFLLTGTEITHDFNHMVQSVQSSSISGTNQLLGNDLYVADRVSMECATLNTLQGPIYIDEDVTIMEGAHLRGPLYLGKGAVVKMGATIYGNVSVGKQSVIGGEIGNSVIGDFSAKGHHGYLGCSVIGDWCNLGAGTSNSNLKNNLKTVSIYDYALDSVRDTGLLKCGAFIGDYTRLGINSALNTGTVIGIASMLADTSFYAKFVPSFAWVFDGGAQTYEFDKFMAYLETLYTSKGEELTEQIKDKLNQLNKKYN, from the coding sequence GTGAAAATCTTCTTTACAGATTGCTTTGATTCGATCCAATTGTTGGATAAGCTTAGCTCCCCATTAACTACTTTTGATAGAAAGAGTCTTTATCCATTTACTTTCGTGAAATCTTGTTTGGACCTTCGGGTTGGTATACTGACTTTACGGGAGAAATGGCAAAAATTAGCTTTAAAATTTGATGTAGACTATATTACCACCCATGCGAATGAGGAGGGGCTTATATGGGTGTCTGAGAACGTTATTCCGTCAGTAGCCTTATTACAGCTTCTACAGCGCTTGCGTGTAGGAGAGGTCCTTGTACAGGACGGATACGTTTTAGCTTGTTGTTATACGCATAAGGACTCTTATCGTGTGCAAGAGGTTGATATATCTGTTGATCTATTAAAAGGGATAGAAGATCTGTTTTTGCTCACAGGAACTGAAATAACACATGATTTCAATCATATGGTACAAAGTGTTCAGTCGTCCAGTATATCTGGAACAAATCAATTGTTGGGTAATGATCTTTATGTAGCTGATCGTGTTAGCATGGAATGTGCTACGCTCAATACCCTACAAGGTCCCATATATATCGATGAAGATGTTACAATTATGGAGGGCGCGCATTTGCGTGGTCCATTATATCTTGGTAAAGGAGCCGTTGTAAAAATGGGCGCTACGATTTATGGGAATGTTTCGGTAGGGAAGCAGAGTGTTATTGGGGGAGAGATCGGGAATTCGGTCATTGGTGATTTTTCGGCCAAGGGGCATCATGGTTATCTAGGATGCTCGGTAATAGGAGATTGGTGTAATTTAGGAGCTGGTACCTCTAATTCCAATTTGAAGAATAACTTAAAGACTGTTTCAATTTACGATTATGCATTAGATAGTGTTCGGGATACAGGTCTTTTAAAATGCGGTGCCTTTATTGGAGACTATACTCGCCTTGGCATAAATTCGGCTTTAAATACAGGAACAGTAATTGGAATTGCAAGCATGCTAGCAGATACAAGTTTTTATGCTAAATTTGTACCGTCATTTGCTTGGGTGTTTGACGGAGGTGCTCAGACTTATGAATTTGATAAGTTTATGGCATATCTGGAGACGCTGTATACATCAAAAGGGGAAGAGCTCACGGAGCAGATTAAAGATAAATTGAATCAACTTAACAAAAAATATAATTAA
- a CDS encoding type B 50S ribosomal protein L31 — MKKDLHPSNYRLVVFKDMSNDYAFITKSCVDTKETITWEDGNEYPVVKLEISHTSHPFYTGKMKLVDTAGRIDKFRNRYNKK, encoded by the coding sequence ATGAAAAAAGATTTGCATCCTTCAAATTACAGATTAGTTGTATTTAAAGATATGTCAAATGACTATGCTTTTATTACAAAATCTTGTGTTGATACAAAAGAGACTATTACATGGGAAGACGGAAATGAGTATCCAGTTGTAAAATTAGAGATTTCTCATACATCACACCCTTTCTATACAGGTAAAATGAAATTGGTTGATACTGCTGGTCGTATCGACAAATTCCGTAACCGTTACAACAAAAAATAA
- a CDS encoding DUF2853 family protein, producing MSKLDEKIAAYVAESKKLGLSLDEAFIAKVTKGIGPSIYNADSETIAASDPEELNRVKQNFLIKKLGLKDGPDLDKALEEVITAIGKSNKNKYRVLVYALLAKKFKKESVYQ from the coding sequence ATGAGCAAATTAGATGAAAAAATTGCTGCATATGTTGCAGAATCAAAAAAGCTAGGCTTATCATTAGATGAAGCATTTATTGCAAAAGTAACAAAAGGAATAGGACCTTCCATTTACAATGCAGACTCGGAAACCATTGCTGCATCAGATCCCGAAGAACTTAACCGTGTCAAACAAAACTTTTTGATCAAAAAATTAGGCCTAAAAGATGGCCCTGATTTAGACAAGGCACTAGAGGAAGTGATTACCGCTATTGGCAAATCCAATAAAAATAAATACCGTGTATTAGTATATGCTTTATTGGCAAAGAAATTCAAAAAAGAATCTGTTTACCAATAA
- the prmA gene encoding 50S ribosomal protein L11 methyltransferase translates to MKYVEVIFQMRSGEEWQKDLLISDLADIGFDTFEDTESGFAAYISAANLDLQALETLMLQPYEGLEVDYKIQEIENQNWNKLWESNFNPIEVGGQCYVRATFHEAKPEFPYEIIIDPKMSFGTGHHQTTSMMLQYILENDFMGKQVLDMGCGTGILAILASKKGAKAVLAVDYDEICVESVIENRALNHVEHIEALCGSYEVLAGRVFDVILANINRNILLEQLPQYALSIRTGGELYLSGFYEQEDLAILSDAATTLGFEFISNKVLNNWCAAKFVKR, encoded by the coding sequence ATGAAATACGTAGAGGTTATCTTTCAAATGCGATCAGGTGAAGAATGGCAGAAGGATTTGTTGATATCTGATTTGGCTGATATTGGCTTTGATACTTTTGAGGATACCGAATCTGGATTTGCAGCTTATATTTCAGCTGCAAATCTTGACTTGCAAGCATTAGAAACGTTGATGCTTCAACCTTATGAAGGCCTAGAGGTCGATTATAAGATACAGGAAATAGAAAATCAGAATTGGAATAAATTGTGGGAAAGCAATTTCAACCCAATAGAGGTAGGAGGGCAATGCTATGTGCGTGCAACTTTTCATGAGGCCAAACCTGAGTTTCCCTATGAAATCATTATAGATCCGAAGATGTCTTTTGGCACCGGCCATCATCAAACAACTTCGATGATGCTTCAGTATATTTTGGAGAATGATTTTATGGGCAAGCAGGTTTTAGACATGGGCTGCGGTACAGGGATCCTGGCCATTTTGGCATCAAAAAAAGGCGCGAAAGCTGTATTGGCTGTGGATTATGATGAGATATGTGTTGAAAGTGTGATCGAAAATAGGGCACTCAATCATGTTGAGCATATCGAAGCGCTCTGTGGATCTTACGAAGTTTTGGCCGGTCGGGTCTTTGATGTGATTTTGGCAAATATTAACCGTAACATTCTTTTAGAACAATTACCTCAGTATGCCTTGAGCATTCGTACAGGGGGAGAGCTGTACCTAAGTGGTTTCTATGAGCAGGAAGATTTAGCAATCTTAAGCGATGCGGCGACCACATTAGGTTTTGAGTTTATCTCCAATAAAGTTTTAAATAATTGGTGTGCAGCCAAGTTTGTGAAGCGATAA
- the tpiA gene encoding triose-phosphate isomerase, whose product MRKKIVAGNWKMNLDYQSGLSLFSEIINMAKDEVIGNQELVVCSPFIHLSSLGQLSKNVANVNIGAQNIHQAESGAYTGEISASQVKSVGASHVILGHSERRAYFGETDALLASKVDIALKHDLTPIFCIGETREERESGAFFDVIKTQLTDGLFHLSKEAFAAVVLAYEPVWAIGTGLTASPEQAQEVHQFIREVLADQYGQEIADNTSILYGGSCNPGNAKDLFAQADIDGGLIGGASLKSRDFIDIAKVFNG is encoded by the coding sequence ATGCGTAAAAAAATCGTAGCTGGTAATTGGAAAATGAATTTAGACTATCAATCAGGATTGAGCTTGTTTTCTGAAATTATCAATATGGCCAAAGATGAAGTGATTGGAAACCAGGAATTGGTTGTTTGTAGTCCATTTATTCATTTGTCAAGTCTTGGGCAACTGTCTAAAAATGTCGCGAATGTAAATATTGGTGCTCAGAACATTCACCAAGCGGAGTCGGGTGCTTATACAGGTGAGATTTCGGCTTCACAAGTAAAATCAGTAGGTGCTTCACATGTTATTTTAGGTCACTCTGAAAGACGTGCTTATTTTGGTGAAACTGATGCATTGTTGGCATCTAAAGTGGATATTGCATTAAAGCATGATTTGACACCAATATTCTGTATTGGAGAAACAAGAGAAGAACGCGAATCTGGAGCTTTCTTTGATGTGATTAAAACACAATTGACAGATGGATTGTTCCACTTGTCTAAAGAAGCTTTTGCAGCTGTGGTATTGGCATATGAGCCAGTTTGGGCAATCGGTACTGGCTTGACAGCTAGCCCTGAGCAAGCACAGGAGGTTCATCAATTTATTCGTGAGGTGCTAGCTGATCAATATGGTCAGGAGATTGCTGATAATACAAGTATTCTATATGGAGGGTCTTGTAATCCAGGTAATGCAAAAGATTTGTTTGCTCAAGCCGACATCGATGGTGGTTTGATTGGAGGTGCTTCTTTAAAATCGAGAGATTTTATTGATATCGCTAAAGTATTTAACGGCTAA